A single region of the Zonotrichia leucophrys gambelii isolate GWCS_2022_RI chromosome 9, RI_Zleu_2.0, whole genome shotgun sequence genome encodes:
- the GPR148 gene encoding probable G-protein coupled receptor 148: MDFPGCASVRRANRSAIRLREMEFNRSSNLDDTTLLLLLEEWSLTPSGTNTKMFLISPVVCLVAGVLIIPTILFVIFSRFKIRQETRYMLLGNGLLSDLIYLLFYTLSAALNAAHLHLPKEACVLLLFLLAVAYCGGLFTAVAIVLDTYIAVLFPLRYAAILPPSRTKRVLVLLWMCSAAFPGIFFLVLWTTHSFVPCALEMCSVPVILILTLNKTDAVKLCFWLSTTVIILCLSVIFCCYAILYFKTKHSGIWESICSRASVTFVMHNTVLFFYFFPLLALFVESFLGINVFIRLQTGILVSLTVCNVLMILPKVLFPFLYGLRYREISASLKSIVRRKQLHPLSPAPPPS, from the coding sequence atggactttcctggctgtgcctcagtgAGGAGAGCGAATAGATCTGCGATCCGCCTCAGGGAGATGGAGTTCAACCGTTCCTCAAATCTGGACGACACAACTTTGCTACTTTTGCTGGAGGAATGGTCTCTCACCCCATCAGGCACAAACACCAAGATGTTCTTAATCTCTCCAGTTGTCTGCCTCGTGGCAGGAGTCCTCATCATCCCAACCATCTTATTTGTGATCTTCTCTCGGTTTAAAATCCGCCAGGAAACGAGGTACATGCTGCTGGGAAACGGTCTGCTTTCTGATCTGATCTACCTGCTCTTCTACACGCTGTCAGCTGCTCTCAATGCAGCACACCTACACCTCCCAAAGGAAGCTTGTGTCCTCCTCTTGTTTTTGCTGGCAGTGGCTTACTGTGGGGGCCTGTTCACAGCTGTTGCAATAGTCCTAGACACGTACATCGCTGTTCTGTTTCCTCTGCGCTACGCTGCTATTCTGCCTCCCTCACGAACAAAAAGAGTCCTTGTATTACTGTGGAtgtgttctgctgctttccctgggaTCTTCTTCTTGGTGCTATGGACTACCCACAGctttgtgccctgtgccctggaaATGTGCTCAGTTCCAGTAATATTAATATTAACTCTGAACAAGACTGATGCTGTGAAACTCTGTTTCTGGCTTTCTACCACAGTTATCATTCTCTGCCTGTCTGTAATATTTTGTTGCTATGctattctgtattttaagaCCAAACACTCGGGTATATGGGAAAGCATCTGCTCTAGAGCCAGTGTAACATTTGTAATGCACAACACTgtcttatttttctatttctttccacTCTTGGCCCTTTTTGTAGAATCATTCTTGGGCATTAATGTTTTCATCAGACTGCAGACAGGAATCTTGGTCTCCCTGACAGTCTGCAATGTCCTCATGATTCTACCTAAAGTTCTGTTCCCTTTTCTGTATGGGCTTCGCTACAGAGAGATCTCAGCCTCTCTCAAATCCATTGTCAGGAGGAAGCAGCTTCACCCGCTGTCACCTGCGCCACCACCCTCCTGA